The following proteins are co-located in the Bacilli bacterium PM5-9 genome:
- a CDS encoding uncharacterized protein YabE (DUF348 family) (product_source=COG3583; cog=COG3583; ko=KO:K21688; pfam=PF06737,PF07501; smart=SM01208; superfamily=53955,64593; transmembrane_helix_parts=Inside_1_111,TMhelix_112_134,Outside_135_424), which yields MKRFLIDKNFKKHIINNEKTKEIIQMKNKSDNVNYYYVVSKDNDKLVFSKVYQILIDKKIPLKTDVALTLKRKIKLSDIRRVKTDYYNAYQELLGELNKKKETKKQRLRKRIGKYALAAVLLVAIVGMVFISQTKEVSIIVNGIEQKTRTNQFFSSIFAKKVAEKNKFEDYKYSCSSDNIIENKSVIKISNLKEVKTTIKGKSTINKTYTDTLEEFIDEQEKALEKYKGKYSYFVKEFQNEAKHKSVYMHDISDLQLYLMSKKTKEKVVTTKHKTKYIDNSKLESGTLKVKQKGQDGKYIKKYETIYLNDKRFKTNVSISKVIKEKKDKIVMRGTKVVSASSSVWDRLAQCETGGRWHLNSGNGFYGGLQFSAPTWRTAAAKVGVSAAYAHEASKADQIKAAVWLQRNSGWGQWPHCSSKLGLR from the coding sequence ATGAAGAGATTTTTGATAGATAAAAATTTCAAAAAACACATCATTAATAATGAAAAGACAAAAGAAATTATTCAAATGAAAAATAAAAGTGATAATGTAAATTATTATTATGTTGTTAGTAAAGATAATGATAAATTAGTTTTTTCAAAGGTATATCAAATTTTAATTGATAAAAAAATACCATTGAAAACTGATGTTGCATTAACATTAAAAAGAAAAATAAAATTAAGTGATATTAGAAGAGTTAAAACTGATTATTATAATGCTTATCAAGAATTGCTTGGTGAATTGAATAAAAAGAAAGAAACTAAAAAACAAAGATTAAGAAAGAGAATAGGTAAATATGCTTTAGCAGCTGTCTTGCTAGTTGCGATTGTTGGTATGGTTTTTATTTCTCAAACTAAAGAAGTAAGTATTATTGTTAATGGGATTGAACAAAAGACACGAACAAATCAATTCTTCTCTTCGATATTTGCTAAAAAGGTTGCTGAAAAAAATAAGTTTGAAGATTATAAATATTCTTGTTCAAGTGATAATATAATTGAAAATAAATCAGTAATAAAAATCAGTAATTTAAAAGAAGTCAAAACAACAATAAAAGGAAAATCAACAATTAATAAGACATATACAGATACTTTAGAAGAATTTATTGACGAACAAGAAAAAGCCTTAGAAAAATATAAAGGTAAATATTCTTATTTTGTCAAAGAATTTCAAAATGAAGCAAAACATAAGTCAGTTTATATGCATGATATTAGTGACTTGCAACTTTATTTAATGTCAAAGAAAACAAAAGAAAAGGTTGTAACTACTAAACATAAAACAAAGTATATTGATAATAGTAAATTAGAAAGTGGCACATTAAAAGTTAAACAAAAAGGTCAAGATGGTAAATATATAAAAAAATATGAAACTATTTACTTAAATGATAAGAGATTTAAAACTAATGTATCTATCAGTAAGGTAATTAAAGAGAAAAAAGATAAAATAGTCATGCGTGGAACAAAGGTTGTAAGTGCATCAAGTTCTGTTTGGGATCGTTTAGCACAATGTGAAACAGGTGGACGATGGCATTTGAACAGTGGTAATGGTTTCTATGGAGGATTGCAATTTAGTGCACCAACATGGCGTACAGCTGCAGCCAAAGTTGGAGTTAGTGCTGCCTATGCTCATGAAGCATCAAAGGCTGACCAAATAAAAGCTGCTGTTTGGTTACAAAGAAATTCAGGTTGGGGACAATGGCCACATTGTTCAAGCAAATTAGGATTAAGATAG
- a CDS encoding putative PurR-regulated permease PerM (product_source=COG0628; cath_funfam=3.30.300.30; cog=COG0628; pfam=PF01594; superfamily=56849; transmembrane_helix_parts=Inside_1_6,TMhelix_7_26,Outside_27_29,TMhelix_30_52,Inside_53_63,TMhelix_64_86,Outside_87_144,TMhelix_145_167,Inside_168_200,TMhelix_201_223,Outside_224_227,TMhelix_228_250,Inside_251_256,TMhelix_257_276,Outside_277_295,TMhelix_296_318,Inside_319_345) — protein sequence MNKMVKVFLILVILLLLTFLLPTFAPALRVLLGIFMNMFIAAGLAYVSYPLVKYLRNKGLKNSLASSITLFIFLLLIIIVGVLSVQLIYPQIIRAIELVQNSSDSIAWLKDNPQITKAFDYLSPYIDKAAQQALDYFANTTQLAITKSTKFIADFALISCLYLYILFDSERIVKTIKEKLVFGTRNYNFVKSLNKEYMNYLKGLIIIIAITVVEYGVIYYLIGHPDWMALAALCAFSNLIPYYGGIIVNLIALATSIFVSPALFIKVLICVIVLPTFEGNVLNPMVHKKTISISPIVLLPAIFIGSSLFGFIGILLSIPAIILYKVFKEYYGEDIKKYIVAAWNS from the coding sequence ATGAATAAAATGGTTAAAGTTTTTTTAATTTTAGTAATTTTACTATTATTAACTTTCTTGTTGCCAACATTTGCACCTGCCTTACGTGTCTTATTAGGTATTTTTATGAATATGTTTATTGCAGCAGGATTAGCATATGTTAGTTACCCACTTGTTAAATATTTAAGAAATAAAGGGTTAAAAAATTCACTTGCTTCATCAATAACATTATTCATATTTCTATTATTAATTATTATTGTAGGAGTTTTAAGTGTTCAATTAATTTATCCACAAATAATTAGAGCAATTGAATTAGTTCAAAACTCATCCGATAGTATTGCTTGGTTAAAAGATAATCCTCAAATTACAAAAGCATTTGATTATCTATCACCATATATTGATAAAGCTGCTCAACAAGCTTTAGATTACTTTGCTAATACAACACAATTAGCCATTACAAAGTCAACTAAATTTATTGCTGATTTTGCATTAATAAGTTGTTTATATTTATATATCTTATTTGATTCAGAAAGAATTGTTAAAACAATTAAAGAAAAATTAGTTTTTGGCACTAGAAATTATAACTTTGTTAAAAGTTTAAATAAGGAATACATGAATTATCTAAAAGGATTAATTATTATTATCGCAATTACTGTAGTAGAATATGGTGTTATTTATTATTTAATCGGACATCCTGATTGGATGGCACTTGCTGCTTTATGTGCCTTTTCAAATCTTATTCCATACTATGGAGGAATAATCGTTAACTTAATTGCCCTTGCAACATCAATTTTTGTAAGCCCAGCTTTATTTATTAAAGTATTAATATGCGTTATTGTTTTACCAACTTTTGAAGGAAATGTATTAAATCCAATGGTTCATAAAAAAACAATCAGCATCAGTCCAATAGTTTTATTACCAGCAATTTTTATTGGTAGTAGCTTATTTGGCTTTATTGGTATTTTACTTTCAATACCAGCTATTATTTTATATAAAGTATTTAAAGAATATTATGGCGAAGATATTAAAAAATATATTGTCGCTGCTTGGAATTCATAA
- a CDS encoding putative MATE family efflux protein (product_source=TIGR00797; cog=COG0534; pfam=PF01554; tigrfam=TIGR00797; transmembrane_helix_parts=Inside_1_11,TMhelix_12_34,Outside_35_48,TMhelix_49_71,Inside_72_82,TMhelix_83_105,Outside_106_124,TMhelix_125_147,Inside_148_155,TMhelix_156_178,Outside_179_182,TMhelix_183_205,Inside_206_225,TMhelix_226_248,Outside_249_257,TMhelix_258_280,Inside_281_302,TMhelix_303_325,Outside_326_347,TMhelix_348_370,Inside_371_376,TMhelix_377_399,Outside_400_403,TMhelix_404_423,Inside_424_429) yields the protein MEGNILNKFFKYTSFNILSMIGMSAYILADTLFIANRLGVNGLASLNIAIPIFSLIMGTGLMIGMGGATAFSFSNNKKEKNKFFSQSIYIAAILSIIFVIVGLFFSKPLASLLGSNIEILDMTNTYLKTLLIFAPAFIFENLFLCFIRNDNSPRLAMIAMLIASFCNIILDYIFMYPIPMGIFGAALATCLAPIIALCIMTSHFINKKNTFKFIKIKQSFSRINKIFLLGSSFLINEISSGIVILAFNLVILNISGNIGVAAYGIIANLAVILVSIYNGLAQGIQPITSEEYGNNNYVNLKKIFKYTLLLAYGIAIVSYLFIFFFNEPLIQLFNSDPQLVKIATKGLLTYFIAFFFIALNIPMVSYLNSLDKPKHAFIISIARGLVITLPVLLLLSSLFKMNGVWTSIIVAEFLTALITIYFIKKDIAF from the coding sequence ATGGAAGGTAATATTTTAAATAAGTTTTTTAAATATACATCATTTAATATTTTAAGCATGATTGGAATGTCAGCATATATATTAGCTGATACATTATTTATTGCAAATAGATTAGGAGTAAATGGTTTAGCATCACTAAACATTGCTATTCCTATTTTCAGTTTAATAATGGGAACTGGCTTAATGATTGGAATGGGTGGAGCAACTGCTTTTTCATTTTCAAACAATAAAAAAGAAAAAAATAAATTTTTCAGTCAGTCTATTTATATTGCAGCAATCCTATCAATTATTTTTGTAATTGTTGGTTTATTCTTTTCAAAACCATTAGCTTCTCTTTTAGGTAGTAATATTGAAATTCTTGATATGACAAATACATATTTAAAAACACTCTTAATATTTGCACCTGCTTTTATTTTCGAAAATTTATTTTTATGTTTTATTAGAAATGATAATTCGCCAAGATTAGCTATGATAGCTATGTTAATAGCTAGCTTTTGCAATATTATTCTTGATTACATCTTTATGTATCCAATTCCAATGGGTATTTTTGGAGCAGCACTAGCAACCTGTTTAGCACCAATAATTGCATTATGTATTATGACAAGTCATTTCATTAATAAAAAGAATACTTTTAAATTCATTAAAATTAAACAAAGTTTTTCAAGAATTAATAAAATATTTTTACTTGGAAGTTCATTTTTAATCAATGAAATTTCATCTGGAATTGTTATTTTAGCATTTAACTTAGTTATCCTAAACATCAGTGGAAATATCGGCGTTGCTGCATATGGAATAATTGCTAATTTAGCCGTTATCCTTGTTTCAATTTACAATGGATTAGCACAAGGTATTCAACCAATTACTAGTGAAGAATACGGTAATAATAATTATGTCAATTTAAAAAAGATATTTAAGTACACCCTGCTTTTAGCTTATGGAATAGCTATTGTAAGTTATTTATTCATTTTCTTTTTTAATGAACCACTTATTCAATTATTTAATAGTGATCCACAACTTGTTAAAATCGCAACTAAAGGCTTACTAACTTACTTTATTGCATTCTTTTTTATCGCCTTAAATATACCAATGGTATCATATTTAAATTCACTTGATAAACCTAAACATGCTTTCATAATATCAATAGCACGTGGTTTAGTAATCACTTTACCTGTTTTACTTCTTCTATCAAGTTTATTTAAAATGAATGGTGTATGGACTAGTATCATTGTTGCAGAGTTTTTAACAGCTCTAATTACAATCTATTTCATTAAAAAAGATATTGCATTTTAA
- a CDS encoding C_GCAxxG_C_C family probable redox protein (product_source=TIGR01909; pfam=PF09719; superfamily=52467; tigrfam=TIGR01909) has protein sequence MGKQAVINKTCDYMIVDGYNCAQSIIYGMSLIYDEIDIKKRDEYIDIAKTFGGGVAGLQQTCGFIIGSNLGYSLIYTDAQVIKDKVNKINDLIIDVAGSWQCEKIIENFNDIEENRRLNCSKILAKIISFIYDDSNKD, from the coding sequence ATGGGAAAACAAGCAGTAATAAATAAAACATGTGATTATATGATAGTTGATGGATATAATTGTGCTCAATCAATAATATATGGAATGTCTTTAATTTATGATGAAATTGACATAAAAAAAAGAGATGAATATATTGATATTGCTAAAACATTTGGTGGTGGAGTCGCTGGATTGCAACAAACATGTGGATTTATTATTGGAAGTAATTTAGGTTATTCGCTTATTTATACTGATGCTCAAGTAATTAAGGATAAAGTTAATAAAATTAATGATTTAATTATTGATGTTGCTGGTTCTTGGCAATGTGAAAAAATTATTGAAAATTTCAATGATATTGAAGAAAATAGACGATTGAATTGCTCTAAAATTTTAGCGAAAATTATTTCTTTTATTTATGATGATTCTAATAAGGACTAA
- a CDS encoding drug/metabolite transporter (DMT)-like permease (product_source=COG0697; cog=COG0697; pfam=PF00892; superfamily=103481; transmembrane_helix_parts=Inside_1_6,TMhelix_7_24,Outside_25_33,TMhelix_34_56,Inside_57_62,TMhelix_63_85,Outside_86_94,TMhelix_95_112,Inside_113_118,TMhelix_119_141,Outside_142_155,TMhelix_156_178,Inside_179_190,TMhelix_191_213,Outside_214_222,TMhelix_223_245,Inside_246_265,TMhelix_266_295,Outside_296_305) — protein sequence MKTWQANICLVIVAMIWGAGFVATEQALKFLEPLQMQIFRFGIAALIVTVVFFKRLKNASKQSIIYGSIIGLVFFIAMTFQTFGLTDTTVPKNAFITVTNVVWVPLISFIIFKIKPKAYLLYGIIVMLVGFFFLIFEVDIFNLSSSLASLSSQMNVTFGDFLTLICAIAFAAHIILGGRFVKDEDPITILIFQLYVSTILSIVLSCFMEGSPLNIEPSNLVSALPSLTFMAVFSSVISFALQLIAQQYVPAANTAVICSTESLFASIFAVLLGSVPLTSSLVISSFVITIGIIWAETGFKFKEEG from the coding sequence ATGAAAACATGGCAAGCGAATATTTGTTTAGTTATAGTTGCAATGATTTGGGGTGCTGGATTTGTTGCTACAGAGCAAGCACTAAAGTTTTTAGAACCATTACAAATGCAAATTTTTAGGTTTGGAATTGCTGCATTAATAGTGACGGTGGTGTTTTTTAAAAGATTAAAAAATGCTAGTAAACAATCAATTATCTATGGTTCAATTATTGGATTGGTGTTCTTTATTGCGATGACATTTCAAACTTTTGGCTTAACTGATACAACTGTTCCTAAAAATGCTTTTATTACAGTTACAAATGTTGTTTGGGTTCCATTAATATCGTTTATTATTTTTAAAATAAAACCTAAAGCGTATTTGTTGTATGGAATTATTGTTATGTTAGTAGGTTTCTTCTTTTTAATATTTGAAGTTGATATTTTTAATTTATCAAGTTCATTAGCTTCGCTAAGTTCACAAATGAATGTTACGTTTGGTGATTTTTTAACATTAATTTGTGCAATAGCGTTTGCCGCTCATATAATTTTAGGTGGAAGATTTGTTAAAGATGAGGATCCTATTACTATTTTAATTTTCCAATTATATGTAAGTACAATATTATCAATTGTATTAAGTTGTTTTATGGAAGGTTCACCATTAAATATCGAACCATCTAATCTTGTTAGTGCATTACCTTCATTAACGTTTATGGCAGTTTTTTCCTCGGTAATATCTTTTGCTTTGCAATTGATTGCGCAACAATATGTTCCAGCAGCAAATACTGCAGTTATTTGTAGTACAGAATCATTGTTTGCTTCAATATTTGCAGTATTATTAGGAAGTGTTCCATTAACTAGTTCATTGGTAATTTCTTCTTTTGTTATTACAATTGGAATCATTTGGGCAGAAACAGGATTCAAATTTAAGGAAGAAGGTTAA
- a CDS encoding ATP-binding protein involved in chromosome partitioning (product_source=KO:K03593; cath_funfam=3.40.50.300; cog=COG0489; ko=KO:K03593; pfam=PF10609; smart=SM00382; superfamily=52540), with protein MIEKIKKFTYLNRPLEEIFKKIEVNEKDGKIYVVLGYDNEDFDEKEIKKGLMKYLKIDLKIPGAKITFKDLVAQELYDNSILGKDNILYLLISSGKGGVGKSNVSANLANAFNEKGYKVALIDCDIYGSSIPNIFKVTNYPPIVDNVLYPANVNGIDIVSVDFLMRASLPILWRGPMLNRALNHFFYFTRYQEGTQVVIIDLPPGTGDVALDMAQFMPQAYQVVVTTPHPDAASIAIKAGEMAKTMNHQLLGVIENMSYYMYEGKKLEIFGFGGADMVANTLDIPLLAKFEIETPNSGSIYQEGENNYTKYLSLVDKLIEESGYNGKTSSNK; from the coding sequence ATGATTGAAAAAATTAAAAAGTTTACTTATTTAAACAGACCATTAGAAGAAATTTTCAAGAAAATTGAAGTTAATGAAAAAGATGGCAAAATTTATGTGGTACTTGGATATGATAACGAAGATTTTGATGAAAAAGAAATTAAAAAAGGATTAATGAAGTATTTAAAAATTGATTTAAAAATACCAGGAGCAAAGATTACTTTTAAAGATTTAGTTGCTCAAGAATTATATGATAATAGTATTTTAGGAAAAGACAATATTTTATATTTATTAATTTCTTCAGGTAAAGGTGGAGTTGGTAAATCAAATGTTAGTGCTAATTTGGCAAATGCTTTTAATGAAAAAGGATATAAAGTAGCATTAATTGACTGTGATATTTATGGAAGTAGTATTCCAAATATTTTCAAAGTAACAAATTATCCACCAATTGTTGATAATGTGCTATATCCAGCAAATGTAAATGGAATTGATATTGTATCAGTTGATTTTTTAATGAGAGCATCACTACCAATTCTTTGGCGTGGACCAATGTTAAATAGAGCTCTAAATCACTTCTTCTATTTCACTAGATATCAAGAAGGAACACAAGTAGTAATCATTGATTTACCACCAGGAACAGGGGACGTTGCTTTAGATATGGCACAATTTATGCCACAAGCTTATCAAGTTGTAGTAACAACACCACATCCAGATGCAGCTTCAATTGCAATAAAAGCAGGAGAAATGGCTAAAACAATGAATCATCAATTATTAGGTGTAATTGAAAATATGTCATACTATATGTATGAAGGTAAGAAATTAGAAATATTTGGATTTGGTGGAGCAGACATGGTTGCTAATACCTTAGATATACCTTTGTTAGCTAAATTTGAAATAGAAACACCAAATAGTGGTTCTATTTATCAAGAAGGAGAAAATAATTATACTAAATATTTAAGTTTAGTTGATAAATTAATTGAGGAAAGTGGCTATAATGGGAAAACAAGCAGTAATAAATAA
- a CDS encoding 2-iminobutanoate/2-iminopropanoate deaminase (product_source=KO:K09022; cath_funfam=3.30.1330.40; cog=COG0251; ko=KO:K09022; pfam=PF01042; superfamily=55298; tigrfam=TIGR00004) codes for MSRKIIFSDKAPAALGPYSHAVEANGILFVSGQVPLVPETGEIADGGIQGQTKQSLANVDAILKESGYTKYDVVKATIFISDMNEFPQINEIYGEYFESHKPARACVEVARLPKDVGVEIEVIAIKE; via the coding sequence ATGAGTAGAAAAATTATTTTTAGTGATAAAGCACCAGCTGCTTTAGGTCCTTATTCACACGCAGTTGAAGCAAATGGAATTTTATTTGTATCAGGTCAAGTTCCATTAGTTCCAGAAACAGGAGAAATTGCTGATGGTGGAATTCAAGGTCAAACAAAACAATCTTTAGCGAATGTTGATGCAATTTTAAAAGAATCTGGATACACAAAATATGATGTAGTTAAGGCAACTATTTTCATTAGCGATATGAATGAGTTTCCACAAATTAATGAAATCTATGGTGAGTATTTTGAATCACACAAACCAGCACGTGCTTGTGTTGAAGTAGCACGTTTACCAAAAGATGTTGGTGTTGAAATTGAAGTAATTGCTATTAAAGAATAA
- a CDS encoding drug/metabolite transporter (DMT)-like permease (product_source=COG0697; cog=COG0697; pfam=PF00892; superfamily=103481; transmembrane_helix_parts=Inside_1_6,TMhelix_7_25,Outside_26_29,TMhelix_30_52,Inside_53_63,TMhelix_64_85,Outside_86_94,TMhelix_95_112,Inside_113_118,TMhelix_119_141,Outside_142_160,TMhelix_161_181,Inside_182_185,TMhelix_186_208,Outside_209_222,TMhelix_223_245,Inside_246_251,TMhelix_252_274,Outside_275_277,TMhelix_278_300,Inside_301_307): MKLWQARASLLIVALIWAFGYIATAETLKYISVTQMQVVRFAISVILLCIVFRKRLKLMNKRTIIYGICLGLVFFVSMTIHSVALETTTVSKNAFLVVLNVVFVPLIMYVVFKVKIKWYFVSGLITMIIGFFILVFNIDIFNLASSLASLQGQSTLVLGDYLTIFAAFVFAMQIVMIGYFVTKEDPINLVIIQLSCACIFSLIYCIINKEAIPFISLDSNLLASAFPAIAYLGISGCFAFAGQLIIQQYVPASNVALIFSTESMFASVFSVLLGLEPFTSGLLVGAIVITTGIIWAETGFKFNSEES; encoded by the coding sequence ATGAAACTATGGCAAGCACGAGCTAGTTTATTGATTGTTGCACTAATATGGGCTTTTGGATATATTGCAACAGCTGAAACATTAAAATATATAAGTGTTACTCAAATGCAAGTTGTAAGATTTGCAATCAGTGTTATTTTGCTATGTATTGTTTTTAGAAAAAGATTGAAATTAATGAATAAAAGAACTATTATTTATGGTATTTGTTTAGGTTTGGTATTTTTTGTGAGCATGACAATTCATAGTGTAGCCTTAGAAACAACAACTGTTAGTAAAAATGCTTTTTTGGTTGTTTTGAATGTAGTTTTTGTGCCATTGATAATGTATGTAGTTTTTAAGGTTAAAATAAAATGGTATTTTGTTAGTGGATTAATCACAATGATTATTGGTTTTTTTATTTTGGTTTTCAATATAGATATTTTTAATTTAGCTAGCAGTTTAGCATCTTTACAAGGACAAAGCACTTTAGTTTTAGGTGATTATTTGACAATATTTGCTGCATTTGTTTTTGCAATGCAAATTGTCATGATTGGATATTTTGTTACTAAAGAAGATCCTATAAATTTAGTAATTATTCAACTTTCATGTGCTTGCATTTTTTCGTTAATTTATTGCATAATTAATAAGGAAGCAATTCCATTTATTAGTTTAGATTCGAATTTATTAGCATCTGCCTTTCCTGCGATTGCATACTTAGGAATTTCAGGTTGCTTTGCCTTTGCTGGACAACTAATTATTCAACAATATGTACCAGCCTCAAATGTTGCTTTAATTTTTTCAACAGAGTCAATGTTTGCATCAGTTTTCTCAGTATTGTTAGGACTTGAACCATTTACATCAGGATTATTAGTTGGAGCAATAGTAATTACAACAGGGATTATTTGGGCTGAAACAGGCTTTAAGTTTAATAGTGAAGAAAGTTAA
- a CDS encoding putative nucleotide-binding protein (sugar kinase/HSP70/actin superfamily) (product_source=COG3581; cath_funfam=1.10.12.10; cog=COG3581; pfam=PF06050) yields the protein MEERVIFTEEMKKEYTILIPQMAPFHFDLLSSTLNSFGYKSKVLKNQGANLAYEGNKYVHNDTCVPAIYVIGQFLDAIKSGEYDVNKIALIITQTGGGCRASNYIHLLRSALKKAGYGFIPVISLNASNIESNPGFNLSIPLLKKLVQSITIGDLIMQLHNETKPYEVNENETDELSEKWLRYLEKEYENKTIISNHKMYSYLKEMVADYEKIPTKDIKKPKVGIVGEIYVKYSPVGNNNLEKFLIDEGCEVVTPGIMDFLLYTFESTCYDIKQYGGSKLKSIIFKILAKYMEKPRAKVNSILKNTKYRQMISFKELRQLALPFIGYGTHVGEGWLLTAEIIELINSDVTNVITTQPFGCLPNHIVARGMFKSIKEAFPYANLTSIDFDTSSSAINQQNRIKLLVMNAKEKLDD from the coding sequence ATGGAAGAACGTGTAATATTTACAGAAGAAATGAAAAAAGAATATACTATTTTAATTCCTCAAATGGCGCCTTTTCATTTTGATTTATTATCTTCAACTTTAAATTCCTTTGGATATAAGTCGAAGGTGTTGAAAAATCAAGGTGCAAATTTAGCTTATGAGGGGAACAAATATGTTCATAATGATACTTGTGTTCCAGCGATTTATGTTATCGGGCAATTTTTAGATGCGATTAAATCGGGTGAGTATGATGTTAATAAAATAGCACTAATTATTACTCAAACTGGTGGTGGATGTCGTGCTAGTAATTACATTCACTTGTTGCGTTCTGCTTTAAAAAAAGCTGGATATGGTTTTATTCCTGTTATATCATTAAATGCTAGTAATATTGAGAGTAATCCTGGTTTTAATTTATCAATTCCTTTATTAAAAAAATTAGTTCAGTCAATAACAATTGGTGATTTGATTATGCAATTACATAATGAAACCAAGCCGTATGAAGTTAATGAAAATGAGACTGATGAATTGAGTGAAAAATGGTTGCGTTATCTTGAAAAAGAATATGAGAATAAAACAATTATTTCTAATCATAAAATGTATTCTTATCTTAAAGAGATGGTTGCTGATTATGAAAAAATTCCAACGAAGGATATTAAAAAACCAAAGGTTGGAATTGTTGGGGAAATATATGTTAAGTATAGTCCAGTTGGAAACAATAATTTAGAAAAGTTTTTAATTGATGAGGGTTGCGAGGTTGTAACTCCGGGAATAATGGATTTTTTATTATATACTTTTGAGAGTACTTGTTATGATATTAAACAATATGGTGGTTCAAAACTAAAATCAATTATTTTTAAAATTTTAGCTAAATATATGGAAAAACCACGTGCTAAAGTAAATAGTATTTTAAAAAATACTAAATATCGTCAAATGATAAGTTTTAAAGAACTTCGTCAACTAGCATTGCCTTTTATAGGTTATGGTACACATGTTGGTGAAGGGTGGTTATTAACTGCTGAGATAATTGAATTAATTAATTCTGATGTTACAAATGTAATTACAACTCAACCTTTTGGTTGTTTGCCAAACCACATTGTTGCTCGAGGTATGTTTAAGTCGATTAAAGAAGCTTTTCCTTATGCGAATTTAACTTCTATTGATTTTGATACTTCTTCATCAGCTATTAATCAACAAAATAGAATTAAATTATTAGTTATGAATGCTAAAGAAAAATTGGATGACTAA